The nucleotide sequence TACCGGGATGGCGCTCTGGGACGGCAGCGACGGAAGCGTGAGCACGACGGCGAGGAGCACCGCCAGGCTCAGGCCGCTCCAGATGAGGAACGTGGTACGCCAGTCGGTGAGGCTCTCGATGAACGTGCCCAGCGGCATGCCCACGACGGTGGCGATCGACATGCCGGAAAGCACGATCGCGGCGGCCTTGCTGGCCTTCTTGTCGGGGACGAGCCGCATCGCCATGGCGACACCGATCGCCCAGAACACGCCGTGCGCGAACCCGGTGACGAGCCGGGCGGCCAGGATGATCGCGAAGTTCGGCGACACGGCCGTGACGAGGTTGCCGATCGCCATGATCGCCAGCAGCGTGGCGAGGAGAGCGCGGCGGTTCACCGTGCGGCTCCACGCGACCAGGAACGGCACCCCGGCACCCGCGGAGATGCCGTACAGCGTCACCATCATGCCCGCGAGGCCGACGGAGACGGATAGTCCCGCACTGACCGGGGTGAGCAGCCCGACGGGCATCAGCTCGGTGGTAACGAAGACGAACAAGCTCGCGGTGATGGCCGCGACGCCCAGCCACGCCCGGAACTGTGAGCGCGGTTCAGTACTGACAGTGGTCATACGTGTCCTTCCGAATGCCCCGTATGAGCGGGAAAAGAGTGCGAGGTCAGGAGAAGCTGGGGTCGCGGTCGCGGCCGCGCTTCAGCTCGAAGAATCCGTCCGTCGCGGCGACGGTGACGACCCCGTCCCACAGGGCTCCTGCGGCTTCGCCGCGCGGCGCCGGGGTGACGACAGGACCGAAAAACGCGATCCGGTCACCGGCGGGACCGGGGACGTGGATGACGGGGGTGCCCACTTCGCCGCCGACCGGAGCCATCCCCGCGTGATGGCTGGCGCGCACCGCCGCGTCGTAGCCGGTGTCCTCCGCCGCGTCGACGAGCATGTCCGGCAGGGCGACAGCACGCAGCGCGGCGAGCATCATGTCCCGGCCCAGCCCGGCGCCCTCGAGATGGATCCGCGTTCCCATCGCCTCATACAGCGGGCGCAGCACCGCTTCCCCGTGCTGTTGTGCCGCGGCGACGCACACCCGCACCAGGCCCCAACCCTCGAGCTGCGCCTGCCGGTACTTCTCCGGCACCTCCCGATTCTCGTTGAGCACCGAGAGACTCATGATGTGGAACCGTGTCCGCACGGGCCGGACGCGCTCGACCTCCAGCAGCCACCGCGACGTGATCCACGCCCACGGACAGCGCGGATCGACCCACACGTCGATCGTGGTCACGTTCCCTGGCGTATCGGCCATGACGATCCGTTCACCTCCGAAGTCCCGATGTGGCGCCT is from Amycolatopsis lurida and encodes:
- a CDS encoding MFS transporter — encoded protein: MTTVSTEPRSQFRAWLGVAAITASLFVFVTTELMPVGLLTPVSAGLSVSVGLAGMMVTLYGISAGAGVPFLVAWSRTVNRRALLATLLAIMAIGNLVTAVSPNFAIILAARLVTGFAHGVFWAIGVAMAMRLVPDKKASKAAAIVLSGMSIATVVGMPLGTFIESLTDWRTTFLIWSGLSLAVLLAVVLTLPSLPSQSAIPVREVFALPIRNGRLRVVMITVALYVLGHFGAYTFIRPFMEQRAGASAAWVTGLLIVFGVGGAVGNFVAGHTVNRNMRATFVVACTGLVASLLLLLVAGGSLAGLAVAVVVWGVSFGAANLCQVNMMLAAAPDTFEAAMSLNTMGYNISIALGALLGGLFAGGFGSTGAVWFGVALTVAALLTAFGSHRDAAHA
- a CDS encoding DSBA oxidoreductase translates to MADTPGNVTTIDVWVDPRCPWAWITSRWLLEVERVRPVRTRFHIMSLSVLNENREVPEKYRQAQLEGWGLVRVCVAAAQQHGEAVLRPLYEAMGTRIHLEGAGLGRDMMLAALRAVALPDMLVDAAEDTGYDAAVRASHHAGMAPVGGEVGTPVIHVPGPAGDRIAFFGPVVTPAPRGEAAGALWDGVVTVAATDGFFELKRGRDRDPSFS